One window of Saccharopolyspora phatthalungensis genomic DNA carries:
- a CDS encoding cytochrome P450 — translation MKRDLPTLDVASEDFAADPHRVLATLPAGTALARSSRGLEVLSYHACQEVFSSKSFTPCMPELGAVVGVTNRDVLSFVGEELNSHEGAEHRRLRSAVSGFFTATRLRRMREHAAEIATDVVSSAGRARRCDAVGEVGIPAAARFFCRLLGAPESDAEEVHRHSVAFSAILRGENQSEYREFRDGIDAYLLDLFDHRRAEPGDDFLSHLLCTEQDGRRSRAESLRLAITVLGASTEMVAGQIALLIDTLIEHPEQWTLLRERADLVSGAVQECARLRPTVFATERITREDAELCGVPVQRGEFVFVHIIAANRDPEVYREPDRLDITRPIGHPPLTWSVGRHFCVGRVPSVVIMEEVLRAIRARWTAMRHTAPPQTIGQPYSVRPLFMPIAVDQEPASRATEREASTQDRTYNDMWRPQWT, via the coding sequence GTGAAACGCGATTTGCCGACTCTCGACGTCGCGTCCGAGGATTTCGCCGCCGACCCGCACCGCGTGCTCGCCACCCTGCCCGCAGGCACCGCCCTCGCCCGGAGCTCCCGCGGCCTAGAAGTGCTTAGCTACCACGCCTGCCAGGAAGTCTTCTCCAGCAAGAGTTTCACCCCGTGCATGCCGGAACTCGGCGCCGTGGTCGGCGTCACCAACCGGGACGTGCTGAGCTTCGTCGGCGAGGAGCTCAACAGCCACGAGGGAGCCGAGCACCGGCGGCTGCGCTCCGCGGTGTCCGGTTTTTTCACGGCCACGCGGCTGCGGCGGATGCGCGAGCACGCCGCGGAGATCGCCACCGATGTGGTCTCCTCGGCGGGCCGGGCCCGCCGGTGCGACGCCGTCGGCGAGGTCGGCATACCCGCCGCCGCACGCTTCTTCTGCCGCCTGCTCGGTGCGCCCGAGTCCGACGCCGAGGAGGTGCACCGCCACTCGGTGGCCTTCTCGGCGATCTTGCGCGGCGAGAACCAGTCGGAATACCGGGAGTTCCGGGACGGAATCGACGCCTACCTGCTCGACCTCTTCGACCACCGCCGCGCCGAACCGGGCGACGACTTCCTCTCCCACCTGCTATGCACCGAGCAGGATGGCCGACGCAGCCGGGCCGAATCGCTTCGGCTCGCGATCACGGTCCTGGGTGCCAGCACCGAGATGGTGGCCGGGCAGATCGCGCTGCTGATCGACACCCTGATCGAACACCCCGAGCAGTGGACTCTGTTGCGCGAGCGGGCCGACCTGGTCTCCGGCGCGGTGCAGGAATGTGCCCGGCTGCGGCCGACCGTGTTCGCCACGGAACGGATCACCCGCGAGGACGCCGAACTCTGCGGTGTCCCGGTCCAGCGCGGCGAGTTCGTCTTCGTCCACATCATCGCGGCGAACCGGGATCCGGAGGTGTACCGGGAACCCGACCGGCTCGACATCACCCGGCCGATCGGTCATCCGCCGCTGACCTGGAGCGTCGGTCGGCACTTCTGCGTCGGGCGGGTGCCCTCGGTGGTGATCATGGAGGAGGTGCTGCGGGCGATCCGGGCGCGGTGGACGGCGATGCGCCACACGGCGCCGCCGCAAACGATCGGCCAACCGTACAGCGTGCGGCCGCTTTTCATGCCCATCGCCGTCGACCAGGAGCCCGCGAGCCGGGCGACCGAACGCGAGGCGTCGACGCAGGACCGCACCTACAACGACATGTGGAGACCCCAGTGGACTTGA